The DNA window GCGGTCGGACAGTGCGGCGTCGACGACCGCGGCGTTGCCCGCGTTGGCCACCACGAGGAATTTCTCCTCGGCGAGCCGGTAGACCACGAGGTCGTCGAGCACGTCGCCGTCGGCGTCGCAGATCATCGTGTAGCGCGCCCTGCCGACCTTGACGCCGGAGAGGTTGCCGACGAACGCGTAGTCGAGCATGGCCGCGGCCTGCGGCCCGGTCACCTCGATCTCGGCCATGTGGGACAGGTCGAACAGCCCGGCCGCTTCGCGGACCGCGCGGTGCTCGGCCAGCTCGCTGGAGTACCGCACCGGCATCTTCCAGCCCGCGAAGTCGGTGAACAGCGCGCCGAGTCCACTGTGGACGTCGTTGAGGGGGGACAATTTCGTCATCGGGGTTTCCGCTCCGGTCAGTTCTCGTAGGCGTTCAGCGGCGGGCAGGAGCAGACCAGGTTCCGGTCGCCGTGCGCGCCGTCGATCCGCCGGACCGGTGGCCAGTACTTCGCCTTCGGCGAGACCCCGGCCGGGTAGACCGCGAGCATCCGGTCGTAGGGCAGGTCCCAGTCACCGGCAATGGCCTGCGCGGTGTGCGGGGCGCCCCGCAGCGGGCTCTTCGCCAGCTCCCACTCCCCCGCGGCGACGGCGTCGATCTCGTGCCGGATCGCGATCATGGCGTCGCAGAACCGGTCGATCTCGGCCACGTCCTCGCTCTCGGTCGGCTCGACCATCAGCGTGCCCGCCACCGGGAAGGACATCGTCGGGGCGTGGAAGCCGTAGTCGATCAGGCGCTTGGCCACGTCGTCGACGGTCACGCCGGTTTCCTTGGTGAGCGCGCGCAGGTCCAGGATGCACTCGTGCGCGACGAGGCCGCCGCGGCCGGTGTAGAGCACCGGGTAGTGCGGGCCGAGGCGCGAGGCGACGTAGTTCGCCGCGAGCACCGCGACCTTGGTGGCGTCGGTCAGGCCGCGCGCCCCCATCATCCGCACGTAGGCCCACGAGATCGGCAGGATCGACGCCGATCCGTACGGGGCGCCGGAAATCGGCCCGACCCCGGTTTCCGGCCCGGCGCCCGCGAGCATCGGGTGGTTCGGCAGGTACGGCGCGAGGTGCGCGCGCACCGCGACCGGGCCGACACCCGGCCCGCCGCCGCCGTGCGGGATGCAGAACGTCTTGTGCAGGTTCAGGTGGGACACGTCGCCGCCGAACTCGCCCGGTTTCGCCAGGCCCAGCAACGCGTTCAGGTTCGCACCGTCCACATAGACCTGTCCGCCCGCCTCGTGCACGATGCGCGAGATCTCGCTGATGTCGTTCTCGTAGACGCCGTGCGTGGACGGGTAGGTGACCATGATCGCGGAGACGGTGTCGCGGTGTTTGTCCACTTTGGCCTTGAGGTCGTCGAGGTCGACGTCCCCGTCACCGGTGCAGGCCACCACGACCACGCGCATCCCGGCCAGCACCGCGGACGCGGCGTTCGTGCCGTGCGCCGAGGACGGGATCAGGCACACGTCGCGCTCGGGCTGGCCGTTCGCCTTGTGGTAGGCGCTGATCGCGAGCAGCCCCGCGAACTCGCCCTGGCTGCCCGCGTTCGGCTGCAGCGAAACCTTGTCGTAGCCGGTGACCTCGGCAAGCCACCCGGCCAGTTGCTCGACCAGTTCGTGGTAGCCCTCGGCGTCCTCGGCGGGCGCGAACGGGTGGATCCCGGCGAACTCGGGCCAGCTGATCGGCTCCATCTCGGTGGTGGCGTTGAGCTTCATGGTGCACGAGCCGAGCGGGATCATGCCCCGGTCGAGCGCGTAGTCCTGATCGGACAGTCGTCGCAGGTAGCGCAGCATCGCGGTCTCGGACCGGTGGCTGTGGAACACCTCGTGGGTCAGGTAGCCGCTTTCGCGCACGATGCTCGACGGCAGCGCACTGCCCTCGGCCTTCGCGTGGGCTTCCAGCTCGAACGCCACCAGCACGCGGTGCAGGGTGTCCACTGTGGTCACTTCGTCGCAGGCGACGCGCACGTGGTCGGCGTCGGCGAGGCCGAGGTTGACGCCGAGCCTGCGCGCGTCGGCGACGACCCGCGCCGCCTTGCCGGGCACCCTGGCGAGCACGGTGTCGAAGAACGACTCGTGCACGACCTCGACCCCACCGTCGCGCAGTGCCGCGGCGAGGCCGGTGGCGTGCTCGTGCACGCGGGTCGCGATCGCCTTCAGGCCGTCGGGACCGTGGTAGACGGCGTACATCGCGGCGAGCACCGCGGGCAGCACCTGCGCGGTGCAGATGTTCGAAGTCGCCTTCTCGCGGCGGATGTGCTGCTCGCGGGTCTGCAGCGCGAGGCGGTAGGCGGGCACGCCGTCGGCGTCCACGGAGACCCCGACGAGCCTGCCAGGCAGCGAACGTTCCAGTCCTGATCGGACGGACAGGTACCCGGCGTGCGGGCCGCCGTAGCCGAGCGGCACGCCGAAGCGCTGCGTCACGCCCGCGGCGATGTCGGCGCCGAACTCGCCCGGCGCGGTGACCATGGTGAGCGCCAGCAGGTCCGCCGCGACCGTGTACAGCGCGCCCGCGGCCTTCGCCAGCTCGGAGATCCCCTGGTAGAACCCGTGCCCGCGCAGCACGCCGGACGCGCCGGGGTACTGCACCACGACGCCGAAGAACTCGTCGGGCAGGCCGGTCAGCAGGTCCCTGACTTCCACCTCGATGCCGACGGCCTCGGCGCGCGTGCGCACCACCGCGATGGTCTGCGGCAGGCACTCGGCGTCCAGCACGACCTTCGACGACTTCGCCTTCGACGCGCGGCGCATCAGCAGCACGGCCTCGGCGACCGCGGTCGGCTCGTCGAGCAGCGACGCGTTCGCGGTGGTCAGCCCGGTCAGGTCGGCGACCATGGTCTGGAAGTTCAGCAGCGCTTCGAGCCTGCCCTGCGAGATCTCCGGCTGGTACGGCGTGTACGCGGTGTACCAGGCCGGGCTCTCCAGCACGTTCCGGCGGATCACCGACGGGGTCACCGTGTCCGCGTAGCCGAGGCCGATCATCTGCGTCATCGGGCGGTTACGGGCGGCGAGCGCGCGCAGCTCGGCGGTGGCTTCCACTTCGGACGCGGCGGGCGGCAGGTCGAGCTCGCGGTGCGCGCGGATGGCCGTCGGCACCGCCGCGTCGACCAGCGCGTCGAGGCTGCCGTACCCGACCTCGGCCAGCATCTTGGCCTGCTCGGCCTCGGCGGGTCCGATGTGCCGGGAAGCAAAAGGACTACTGCTCATGTGGGAGCTCCTCGGTCGGTGCGCACACGGGGCGACCCGTCCGCGCTGGGAACTCCCCCTCTGTCATGGCACCTGAGAGTTTCACCCTCGCCGGAGCGGGGGCTTTCACCTTGGGTGAGGCGCGCGTGCGCCTGCTTTCCAGAGTGGCCTGGCCTGAAGCGGTAGTTGTACCTGAGAGATTGGTGGGGAGTTTGCTCCTTCGGTGCCCCGTCCGCCAAGGCGGCGGGGGCTCTCCCGCTCCGGCTCGTTCAGCCCGATCTGCAGTTGTTTATCGTGCATACCGTACGTGCTGGCCTCGGGCCTCGTCCAGCCGAGGCGGTTCACCTCACGCGCGGCCCCGTGCCAGGTCGATGAGCCTGTCCAGCACCCTGCCGCCGTCGGCGCGCATCGCGTTGTGCTCGTACTCGTTCGTCAGCCACGGGCGGAGGCCGCGGACCAGCGAAACGGTCTCCATCGAGTACTCGGCCTCGACGTAGGCGTCCTCGGCGAAGATCGCCGCGGCGGCGGGCACCTCGTTCTCGGCGAGCCGCTCGGCGTCGTACAGCTTCGGCCACTCGTACTCGGCGAGGATCTCGGCCGCCTCCCGCCACGGCGCCAGCTCGCCGTACTCGGTGAACATCCACGGGTAGACGTGCTCGCCGGTGAACCCCTCCGGCGGCAGGTCGGGCCGCGTGCGCTCGGCCGACCAGCGCGTCGCCACCCCGTCGGCGTAGCTCGACTCGTGCACGACCGCGTACAGCGGGTTGCGGCGGAACGGGTCGGCCGCTTCGACGTCGTGGAGGAACGCGCGCGAGCCCTTCGGCAGCTCGATCAGGTAGTGCAGGCGCTCGGCGCCGTCGCTCATCCCGAGCGCGTGGCCGAGCTGCTGGAAGCGGCGCGGGGTCAGGCGGTCGCCGGAGGGCAGGCGGACGTCCTCGTTCTCCAGCCACTAGTGGATTTCGAGCACGCGGTCGCGATCCGCGGGGTAGCGCTCGTAGTAGCGGCGCGTGCGCTCGACGACCCGCTCGTAGGTCTTGCGGTAGATGTCGTCGACGTCGCGGCCGACCGGCGGCACTCCCCCGGTGAAGAACGCCTCCCGCAGCCCTTCGGGAGCCAGCGAAAGGTAGCTCAGCGTGCAGAACCCGCCGAAGGACTGCCCGGTCACGCTCCACTTGTCGCCGCCGAGCGCCTCGCGGACCAGTTCGGCGTCCCGCACGATCGAGTCCGCGCGGAAGTGCTTGAGGTAGTCGGCCTGCTGCTGGGGTGTCTCCCCCACCGGGTCGCCCACCGGCGTCGACCGGCCGGTGCCGCGCTGGTCGAGCATGAGCACGCGGTAGTCCTTGAGCGCCCGTTCGAGCCACGCCGGGCCGGACGGGTGCCGCGTCGGCCGCGGCGCCTCGTGGCCGGGGCCGCCCTGCAGGTACACCAGGAACGGTTTGTCCGTGCCGTCCGGATCCGCGACCTCGCGCGCGAACACGGTGATCAGCTCGCCGCCGGGATCGGCGTGGTCGAGCGGGACCGTGACCTCGTGCTCGGTCAGGGCGAGGCCGTGGGTGCGGACGCGGGTGCTGACGATGTTCGTGGCGGGCATGCGCCCGATCATGTCAGCGCCGGGTCGCCGGGGTCACCCGACTTCAGTCGTTATCAGGATTTCATCGGTCCTCTCTAAGGTGCGCGCATGACGCGAAGGACAGCTCTGTGGATCTCCGGTGCCGCGCTGGTCGTCACCGCGGCCGTGACCGGTGGCACGCTCGCCGCCGCGGCACCGGCCGAAGGCACGATCGTCAACGCCGGCGCGGACGACGTGGTGGCCGGGCGGTACATCGTCACGCTCAAAGACAACACCGCTGGCGCCACCGATGTCATTGACCGGGTCGCCGCCGCCTACGACGCGAACGTCGAAAGGCGTTACCAGGCAACGATTCGCGGGTTCTCCGCGCGGATGGACCCGACGCGGGCGAAGCGCATGGCCGCCGATCCGGACGTGGCCTCGATCGAAACCGTGCGCTCGATGCGGACCGACGCGGCTACTCCCAGCACGCCTTCGGCGGTGCCCAGCTGGGGCCTCGACCGCATCAACCAGCGCGACCTCCCGCTCGACGGCGACGCCACCCGGCAGGCCGACGGCGGCGCGGGCGTCACCGCGTACGTGCTGGACACCGGTGTGCGGCTGACCCACGACGAGTTCGAAGGCCGCGCGACGTCGGGCTGGGACTTCGTCGACAACGACCCCGACGCGAGCGACGCCTGCGGGCACGGCACCCATGTCGCGGGCACGGTGGCGGGCAAGACCTTCGGCGTGGCGCCCAAGGCGAAGATCGTCGCGGTGCGCGTGCAGCCCTGCGGCACCACCGTGACGCCGAGCGACTCCGTGCTGGCCGGTGTGGACTGGGTGACGGCCAACGCGAAGCACCCCGCCGTGGCGAACATGAGCCTCGGGTACCCGGGCAGCTCCCCCGCGCTGGAGAACGCCGTCCGCCGCTCGATCGCCTCCGGCATCACCTACACGATCGCCGCGGGCAACTTCTTCGTCCCGGCGTGCACATTCACCCCGGCCAACGTCCGCGAGGCGATCGTGGTCGCCAACTCCAACCAGAAGGACGACCGCGCCGCGGAAAGCCACTGGGGCGACTGCGTCGACCTGTTCGCGCCGGGCACCGACATCGTTTCGTCGACCTTCGCCGACGACCACAGCAGCGGCGCGATGAGCGGCACCTCGATGTCCTCGCCGCACGTGGCGGGCGCCGCGGCGGTGTACCTTTCGCGCCACCCCGGCGCTTCGCCGGAGGAGGTGCAGCGGGCCCTGACGGAGAACGCGACGCGCGACAAGATCGGCTACGCGATGCCCGGCACCCCGAACCTGTTGCTGTACACGGGCCCCTGAGGGTTTTGCCCCGAAGAGGCTTGCCGTGCCCCGAAAGCCACTTCGGGGCACGGCAAGCCTCGATGATTGCGTGAGATGTGTGGCGGGGAGGGTGCCGTGGTCCCCGAAGGCCACTTCGGGGAATCTAGCGTCACTTTCTCGGCCCTCGCAGGTGCGCGGGCCGGGCCGTGCATGCCCCGAAGGTGGCCTTCAGGGCGCTAGACGACACAAATCCACCCCCCGCACGCACGACCCCCGCGGCCCGTATGCCCTGAAGGTGACCTTCGGGGCGGTAGATGCCCCGAAAGCCACCTTCGGGGCATGCGGCGTCTACAAAGGAGTGACGTAGGCGCTGGAGATGCCGCCGTCGACCAGGAACTGCGACGCGGTGATGAACGAAGCGTCATCGCTGGCCAGGAAGGCGACCGCGGCGGCGATTTCCTCCGGTTCGGCGAACCGTCCAACCGGGACGTGCACCAGCCGGCGGGCCGCCCGTTCCGGGTCCTTCGCGAACAGTTCCTTCAGCAGCGGCGTGTTCACCGGGCCGGGGCACAGCGCGTTGACGCGGATGTTCTCGCGCGCGAATTCCACGCCGAGTTCCCGTGTCATCGCCAGCACCCCGCCTTTCGAGGCGCTGTAAGAGATCTGCGAGGTCGCCGCGCCCATCACGGCCACGAAAGACGCCGTGTTCACAATGGACCCTTTGCCCTGGCGGCGCATGTGCGGCAGCGCGTACTTGCAGCACAGGTACACCGAGGTCAGGTTCACCTGCTGCACGCGCTGCCACGCGTCGATACCGGTTTCCAGGATCGAGCCGTCGTCGGCGGGTGAGATGCCCGCGTTGTTGAATGCCACGTCCACGCTGCCGAACTTGTCCACCGTGCGCTGGAACAGGCCTTCGACCTCGGCCTCGTTCGTCACGTCGGTGTGCTCGTAGGCGCCGCCGACCTCGTCGGCCGCCGCCTTGCCCGCGGCGTCGTCGACGTCGGCGATGACGATCTTCGCGCCCTCGCTCGCGAGCCTGTGCGCCGTGGCGAGACCGATACCGCTCGCGCCGCCGGTGATCACCGCGACGCGGTTTTCGAACCGCTGCATGCTCATTCCTCCGTGCTGATGAAGACGTTCTTGGTTTCGGTGAAGGCGTCGACGGCGTCGGGGCCGAGTTCGCGGCCGAGCCCGGACTGCTTGAATCCGCCGAACGGGGTCCAGTAGCGGACCGAGGAGTGCGAGTTGACCGACAGGTTGCCCGCTTCGACGCCGCGGGACACGCGCAGCGCGCGCCCGACGTCGCGGGTCCAGATCGACCCGGACAGCCCGTACTCGGTGTGGTTGGCCATCGCGATCGCGTCGGCCTCGTCCTCGAATCCGACGACCGCGACGACCGGGCCGAAGATCTCGTCGGCCGCCAAGGGATCGGTGAGGTCCGGCGGGGTGACCACGGTCGGCGGGAACCAGAAACCCGGCCCGTCCGGCGCGCTGCCCCGGAACGCGATCGGCGCGCCGTCGGGCAGGTAGGAGGCGACCTTTTCCTTGTGCCGCGCGGAAATCAGCGGGCCCATCTCGGTGCTTTCCACGGCGGGGTCGCCCACCACGACGCCCGAGACCGCGGGTTCGAGCAGCGCCATGAACTTCTCGTGGACGCTGCGCTGCACCAAAATCAGCGAGCGCGCGCAGCAGTCCTGGCCCGCGTTGTCGAACACGCCGTAGGGCGCGGTCGCGGCTGCCTTGTCCAAATCGGAATCGGCGAACACGATGTTCGCGTTCTTCCCGCCGAGTTCGAGCGTCACGCGCTTCACCTGCTCCGCGCAGCCAGCCATGATCCGCCTGCCGACCTCGGTGGACCCGGTGAACACCACCTTCCGCACGCGCGGGTGGGTCACGAACCGCTCCCCCACCACCGATCCCTTGCCGGGCAGCACCTGGAACACGTCCTCGGGGATCCCGGCTTCGCGCGCCAGCTCGCCGAGCCGGATCGCGGTCAGCGGGGTCAGCTCGGCGGGTTTGAGCACGACGGTGTTGCCCGCCGCGAGCGCGGGCGCGAAACCCCAGCCCGCGATCGGCATCGGGAAGTTCCACGGCACGATCACGCCGACCACGCCGAGCGGCTCGTGGAACGTGACGTTCAGCCCGCCCGGCACCGGGATCTGCTTGCCGTTGAGCCGTTCCGGCGCGGCCGAGTAGTAGGTGAGCACGTCTCGGACGTTGCCCGCCTCCCAGCGCGCGTTGCCGATCGTGTGCCCGGAGTTGGCCACTTCGAGGCGCGCCAGGTTTTCGAGATCGGCGTCCACCGCGTCGGCGAACCGCCGCAGCAGGCGCGCCCTGTCCCCGGGGGCCACCGCGCGCCACGCGGGGAAGGCGGCGTGCGCTCTCGCGATCGCAGCGTCCGTCTCCTCGGCGGAGGTCCCCTCGACCCCGGTCACCACCGCTTCGGTGGCGGGGTTGATGACGTCGAACATGCTCAAGCGCCCTTCTCTCGTCGCTCCTTCGCCGCCGCGACGAGCGCGGCGAAGAGGCGGACGTCGTCGATGTCCTGTTCCGGGTGCCACTGCACCCCGAGCGCGAAACCGGGACCGGGCAGCTCGACGGCCTCGACCGTGCCGTCGGATGCCCAGCCCACCGCGCGCAGGCCGTCCCCGAGCGCGGCGACGGCCTGGTGGTGATAGCAGCGCCCCTTCGTCTCCCCGCCGAGGATCGACGCCGCGAGGCTGCCTTCGGCGAGGGTGACCGTGGTGGTGCCGAACGTCGCGCGCGCGGGCTGGTGCGCGAGATCCCCGGTGGTCTCGGGCAGGTGCTGGGTCAGCGTCCCGCCGAGCGCGACGTTGAGCACCTCCATCCCGCGGCAGACGCCCAGCACCGGCACCCCGGTGGCCAGCGCGCGGTCGAGCAGCCCGAATTCGAAGGAGTCCCGGTCCGGCCTGGTGTAGGTGGTTTCGTGCGGTTCCTCGCCGTACCGCGCCGGTTCCACGTCCGCGCCGCCGACCAGCACCAGACCGTCCACAACGGACAGCAGCCGGTCCGGCGCGTCGACGACCGGCGGCAGCAGCACCGGGATCCCGCCCGCGCGCACCACCCCGTCGAGGTAGACGCGGTGCAGCAGCGCGGCTTCGGTCTCCCACACCGCGAACGAACTGGGTTCGAGGTACGTGGTCAGGCCGATGACCGGGTCAGAGCCGTTCGAAGCCACGGATCCGCTCCCAATCGGTGACGGCGGCGTCGAAGGCGGCCAGCTCGATCCGCGCCGCGTTGAGGTAGTGGGCCACCACGTCCTCGCCGAACGCCGCGCGCGCGAGTTCGCTGCCTTCCAGCAGCGCGGCGGCTTCCCGCAGGGTCGTCGGCACGGTGGGTTTGCCGGACTCGTAAGCGTTTCCGGTCAGTTCCGGCTCCAGCGGCAGCTTCCGCTCGATGCCGTGCAGCCCGGCCGCGATCAGCGCGGCGACCGCGAGGTAGGGGTTCACGTCGCCGCCCGGCACCCGGTTCTCCACCCGCAGCGACGGCCCGTGACCCACCACGCGCAGCGCGCACGTGCGGTTGTCGGTGCCCCACGCGACCGCGGTCGGCGCGAAGCTGCCCGGCACGAAACGCTTGTAGGAGTTGATGTTCGGCGCCAGGAAGTAGGTGAACTCCCGCAGGCAGGCGAGCTGGCCCGCGATGAAGTGCTCCATCAGTTCCGAGAACCCGCCCTGCCGGTCACCGGCGAGCACCGCCTCGCCCTCGGTGGAGCGCAGGCTGACGTGGATGTGGCAGGAGTTCCCCTCGCGCTCGTCGTACTTCGCCATGAAGGTGAGGCTCTTGCCCTCCTGCGCGGCGATCTCCTTCGCCCCTGTCTTGTAGATCCCGTGGTTGTCGCAGGTGGCCAGCGCGCCGGTGTAGCGGAACGCGATCTCCTGCTGGCCGAGGTTGCATTCGCCCTTCGCGGACTCGACGTACATCCCGGCGCCGGTCATCGCGTTGCGGATGCGGCGGAGCAACCGCTCCACGCGCCCGGTGCCGAGCAGCGAATAGTCCACATTGTACTGGTTGGACCCGCTCAGGCCGTGGTAACCGCGCCGCCACGCGTCCTCGTAGCTGTCGTCGAAGAGAATGAACTCCAGCTCGGTGCCGACGAACGCGGCGAGGCCCCGCTCGGCGAGCCGGTCGAGCTGGCGGCGCAGGATCTGCCTCGGCGACGCGCTCACCTCGCCGCCTTCGACCCATTCGACGTCGCACAGCACCAGCGCGGTGCCCTCGTGCCACGGCACGTGCCGCAGGGTGGACAGATCGGGCCGCAGCACGAAGTCCCCGTAGCCGCGCTCCCACGACGACATCGCGAACCCGTCGACGGTGTTCATGTCCACGTCGACCGCGAGCAGGTAGTTGCACGCCTCGGTGGCGTGCGGGACGACCTCGTTGAGGAAGTATTCAGCCGCGCACCGCTTGCCCTGGAGCCTGCCCTGCATGTCCGTCATGGCGACCAGGACGGTGTCGATCGCGCCCGCCGCGACCAGCTCGCGCAGCCGGTCGAGGGTGAGCATGCCGGTGTTGCCTGCCATCGCGGCCCTTTCCTGGAGCTACCCGGAGTCTTAAGGATCAAAGCAGACCCATTGAAGCGAGGTCAACCGGACCCGCGGGATCGGGTTATCGTCACGAGGTGACTTCCGGCGACACGGTCGACGTCTGGATGCAACAGCCCACCGAGCGCTTCCTCGCGCAGCCGTGGCTGGAAAGCCTGCTGCGCTGGACCTCGATGTCCCGTGCGGTGCCGAGGGTCGAGGACACCCTCGCCGCGATGGACGAAGCGGAGGTCGGTGTCGGGCTGCTGTCGGCTTGGCACGGTCCCCAGGGTTCGCTGATCTCGAACGAGGAGGTCGCCGCGCTTGTCGAGCGGTTCCCCGGCCGGTTCGCGGGCGTGGTCTCCGTCGACCTCGCCGACCCGGTCGCCGCCGTCAAGGAGATCCGCTGGTACGTCCGCGAGCTGGGGTTCGTCGCGGTGCGGGTGGTGCCGTGGCTGTGGAACCTGCCGCCGAACGACCGCCGCTACTACCCGCTCTACGTCGCGTGCGTCGAGGAGGACGTGCCGTTCTGCACGCAGATCGGGCACACCGGGCCGCTGTGCCCGTCCGAGCCGGGCCGCCCCATCCCCTACCTCGACGAGGTGCTGCTCGACTTCCCCGAGCTGGTCGTGATCGGCGGCCACGTCGGCTACCCGTGGATGGCGGAAGTCCTTTCGCTGGCGAGGAAGTACCCGAACTTCCACATCGACACCTCGGCCTACGCGGTGCACCGGTTGCCGCCGGAGCTGGTCGAGTTCATGCGTGGCCGCGGGCGGTCCCGCGTGCTCTTCGGCAGCAATTACCCGATGGTGACGCCGAGCCGCTGCCTCGAACACCTCCCCGAACTCGGGCTCGACGTGGAGGCGACCGAACTGTTCCTCGGCGGCAACGCGCGACGCGTCTTCGATCTGCGGATGTGAGCTTCCGGTCGGCGCGGCACGGCGCGCGTTCACCGACGGACCATTCCCTCCGCTGACCGGGCGTGCTTTTCTGGACATTCCTCGTGCGAGGGGAGCACGCGATGACCATGAGCACGAACAAGCAGACGCTGGTCACCTTCGGGGTCGGCGCGGTGGTGCTGTGCTTCCTGATCGCGCCGACGCTGGGATACGGCCTGCTGATCGGCGCGGTGTGGGCACTCGTCGCGTTCTGCCGCCGCCAGGTGAAGCGCGCGCGGAGCGAGCTGGCGCCGGACCGGCTGCGAGACAACCCAGGGCTGCGCTACCACCTGTGCGCCTACGGCGTGCTCTACCTGATCCCGATCACCACCGCGGCCTCCCTGTACTGGCTGCTTTCGGTGGTCGTCGAACTGTTCGGCGGCGCGGCGGACATCGGCTGGCTGACCGGCCTGCAGCACTTCTTCGAGACGGTCTCGAAGTTCTTCTCGGACACCCTCAAGCTGAGCGAGTTCGCCGTGTTCGCCGTGCTCATCGGTGTGTACCTGGTGACCTGCCTGCTGCTGGCACGGCGGCGCGGCACCCCCGCGGCCGGGCGCGGGTGGCGGTTCCGGGTCTCTTCGGCGCTGGGCCGGGGCACCGAGTGGTACAGCCGGTACAGCGGCCCCGCCGCGGCCGGGCTGGCGGCCCTCGCGTCGTTCACGCTGTTCGGCATGCAGGCAGGCGCGCCGACCACGAACCTGCACCTGCGGCTCAAGATCGCGCAGGAGGGCTACGCCGAAGTCACCAAGGCGGTGGAGGCGGACCTCTCCCAACGCGTCGCGAACGACCTCTACGGCAAGGTCCGCTCCGCGTTCCCCGTGCCGTACCTGCAAACGCTGGGCAAGCAGGCGGATCTGGGCAGCGCGGTCGACCGCGTCCGGGAGCGGGCCGCCACCGCGAAATCCGTGCACGGCATCAGCGAGCCGTCGGTCGACAAGACCGTCGCGGAGGAGACCGCGAAGAGCCAGCGCGCCACCGACCTGGTCGCAGACCTGCGCGTGGACACCACCGGGCGCACGGACACGCCGGACGCCACGCAGGAGCAGGTCGACGCCGCCAGGAAGGCAGTGTCCGAGCGGCCGCCCCGGCCGGGGATCGATCTCGTCGCCGACAGCAGGAAGAAAGTCACGCTGCAGGTGGAAAAGGTGACCAGCGAACGGATACTGGCCGCCACGAAACCGCTGACCGAGGCCGTCCCGATCGTGGAGCCGCTGCTGCAGGCGTTCGCCGAAGCGGCCGACAAGACCTTGCAGGACAAGGTCGCCAAGGCCTACGACCGGCTGCTCGCGGTCGTGCTCAGGAACCCGGGCGACCTCGACGCGGCCGCCGACC is part of the Amycolatopsis sp. CA-230715 genome and encodes:
- a CDS encoding glutamine synthetase family protein, which gives rise to MAGNTGMLTLDRLRELVAAGAIDTVLVAMTDMQGRLQGKRCAAEYFLNEVVPHATEACNYLLAVDVDMNTVDGFAMSSWERGYGDFVLRPDLSTLRHVPWHEGTALVLCDVEWVEGGEVSASPRQILRRQLDRLAERGLAAFVGTELEFILFDDSYEDAWRRGYHGLSGSNQYNVDYSLLGTGRVERLLRRIRNAMTGAGMYVESAKGECNLGQQEIAFRYTGALATCDNHGIYKTGAKEIAAQEGKSLTFMAKYDEREGNSCHIHVSLRSTEGEAVLAGDRQGGFSELMEHFIAGQLACLREFTYFLAPNINSYKRFVPGSFAPTAVAWGTDNRTCALRVVGHGPSLRVENRVPGGDVNPYLAVAALIAAGLHGIERKLPLEPELTGNAYESGKPTVPTTLREAAALLEGSELARAAFGEDVVAHYLNAARIELAAFDAAVTDWERIRGFERL
- a CDS encoding amidohydrolase family protein; translated protein: MTSGDTVDVWMQQPTERFLAQPWLESLLRWTSMSRAVPRVEDTLAAMDEAEVGVGLLSAWHGPQGSLISNEEVAALVERFPGRFAGVVSVDLADPVAAVKEIRWYVRELGFVAVRVVPWLWNLPPNDRRYYPLYVACVEEDVPFCTQIGHTGPLCPSEPGRPIPYLDEVLLDFPELVVIGGHVGYPWMAEVLSLARKYPNFHIDTSAYAVHRLPPELVEFMRGRGRSRVLFGSNYPMVTPSRCLEHLPELGLDVEATELFLGGNARRVFDLRM